The Cellulomonas sp. S1-8 genomic sequence ATCGCCCGTGATGGGCTCACGAACCCGTGTTCGGCGGCTTCCCCGGGGGAATGAGCCGCCGAAGTGCGAGGTCGGCCGCCGGGGACGGGCCTCAGGTGAGCAGCGGGACCGTCAGGACCGTCGCGCCGACGACCGTCGCCGTGCCGACCAGCACACCGGCGGCCTCCCACGCCCGGGCCATCACCGCGTCGGCGTCGTACCCCAGTGCGGTCAGCGAGCCGACGACGACCGCGGCGCCCACGCCGTACGCCGCGTAGACCGCCAGCGGGCTGACCAGGATCCGCTCGCGCCACGAGCCCGTCCGCCCCAGGATCGGCACCGCGAAGTTGCCGCCCCGGCTCCACAGGTCGTTGAGCAGGGGCGTCGCCCGCCACCAGCGCGGCGGGCGCGGCTCCCACGGCCACAGCAGCGGCACGCCGCCGTCGGTCAGCATGTCGCCGGCGATGTGCACGGCGGCGCCCAGCCCGACGGCCACGGGCAGCCAGTCCCACTCGGTCGGCGCCGCCACGGTGATGAACCCCGCGAGCCCCAGCGCCAGCGCCCAGGCGTCGAGCCGACGCCGCGCGAGCCCCAGTGCGCGCGCGGCGAAGGCCACCAGCAGCAACGACAGCAGCCCCGCCCCGGCAGCGAGCTCCCCGAGCGTCTCCGTCGCGACGGTCACCTGCCCCGCTGCCCACGCGATCCCGACGAGCACAGCAACGCCCAGTACCGAGTGCGTGCCGTTGCGGTGCCCGCCCGCGAGGTGCCCGACGACGTCGCACACCCACTCGGAGACCGGCGGCAGCGAGTGCGCGATCGTCGCGTCGTGGTGGTCGGCGTCGGGTGCGAGGGCCGCGCCCGCGCACACCAGGGCACCCGTGACGACCCCGAGCGGCGACACCGGGTACCAGCCGAGCGTGTACGGCGCGGTCGACGCGACCGCGACCCACGCGGCCGCCCCGCACAGGGCGTGGTGGGCACCCTTCACCGGGTGGCCGGACCGATTGCGGGCGGCATGGGGTTGCGGTTCTCGGCGGGGCGCACGTAGAGCCTCCGGTGCGGCGGCTGCGGGTCACCGCAGGTCAGCGGGCTGGAAGTCGCCAACTTCAGCCGTCCGGGTGACACGCGTCAAGCGCCCGGTGTGTCCGGTGTGGGCGTGTCGTCCGGCGAGCGCGGCACACGACTGCCGAGCGCGGTGGGTACCAGTACCGCGCTCGACCGTCGAGTACCGCGCTCGGGGAGGGTGGCTTCTCTGCAGTCGGACGGCCGTCCTGTTCCTCGCGGACGGACCTTGACGCCTCGCCCGATTCACGTAGGTTAGCCTCGCCTCACTTAGGCATGCCTCACACGCTCCCGCACGCGGGACGCGTCCTGCGCAGGGGAGAACGACACGTGCACGAGCTGCTGTCCGCCGCGAGCGCCGACGCCTACGTCGACGCCATGCGCGGCACCGTCGACCGGGTCGCCGCCCGGTTCCGCACCACCACCCAGCCGTTCTCGGGTGCGAGCCGCGAACACCTCCAGGCGTTGGTCGACGCGGTCGACCTGGACGGCCCGGGTCAGGGGACGCCCGCCGCGCTGCGCGAGATCGACGAGCTGTTCGCCCAGCACGCGGTCTGGTTCCACGACCCCGCGTACGTCGCGCACCTGAACTGCCCGGTCGCCGTGCCGGCGGTCGCCGCGGAGGCCGTGCTCGCCGCGATCAACCCCAGCGTCGACACGTACGACCAGTCGACGGTCGGCACGCTCATGGAGCGGCGGATCGTCGCCTGGACCGCCGCGCGCATCGGCTTCCTCGCCGGCGGCGGGGTGTTCACGTCCGGCGGCACGCAGTCGAACCTGCAGGCGCTGCTGCTGGCGCGGGAGCACGCGCTCGCGACGACGCCGGGCGTCGACCTGCGCGACCTCGTCGTGCTCGCGACCGCGTCCAGCCACTTCTCGGTGCAGCGCTCGGCGTACCTGCTGGGCCTCGCGCCCGACGCGGTCCGCCTCGTCCCCGTCGACGAGCGCGGCCGCATGCGCCCCGACGCGCTGCGCATCGCGCTGCGGCACGTGGCGGACGCCGGCCGGCACGCCGCGGCCGTCGTCGCGACGGCCGGGACGACGGACCGCGGGTGCGTCGACCCGCTCGCCGGCATCGCGGACGTGTGCGACGCGGCCGACGTGTGGCTGCACGTCGACGCCGCGTACGGCTGCGGGCTGCTCGTCAGCCGCACCCGGCGGCACCTGCTCGACGGCATCGAGCGCGCCCGCTCCGTGACGGTCGACTTCCACAAGGCGTTCTTCCAGCCGGTGTCGTCGTCCGCGCTGGTCGTGCGGCACGCCGCCGACCTGCGGCTCGTCGCGCACCACAACGACTACCTCAACCCCGCGGGCGAGGACGAGCCCAACCAGGTCGACGTGTCCCTGCAGACGACGCGCCGGTTCGACGCCCTCAAGCTGTGGGCGACGCTGCGCGCCCTGGGGGCGGACCGCATCGGGGAGATGGTCGACGCGACGATCGACCTGGCGGCGGCCGTCCACACGCTCGTCGACGCCGACCCCGACCTGCAGCTGCTGGCGCCCACCGACCTGTCGACCGTGATGTTCCGCTACCAGCCTGCCGGCCTCACCGACGCGCACGCCGACGCGCTCGTCGCGCAGGTGCGCCGCGTCCTGTTCGACTCGGGCCGCGCGCTCGTCGCCCGCACGACGCTCGACGGTCGTCCGTGCCTCAAGCTCACGCTGCTGGACCCGGGCCGGACCGTCGCGGACGTGCGGCACGTGCTCGAGCTGGTCCGGCAGGCGGCCGCGGCGCTGCTCGAGGGCCACGACCTGCTGCGCCCGGCCGTGGCGGTGGCGCGATGAACGCGGACGCCCCCGTCCACGACCTCGTCGGCGTCGGCATCGGCCCGTTCAACCTGGGCCTCGCCGCCCTGGCCGCGCCGCTCGACCTCGACGCCGTGTTCCTAGACCGCGCCGCGGAGTTCCGCTGGCACCCGGGCATGATGCTCGACGGCGCGACGATCCAGGTGCCGTTCCTCGCCGACCTGGTGACGATGGCCGACCCGACGAGCCCGTACTCGTTCCTCAGCTGGCTCAAGCACACCGGGCGGCTGTACCCGTTCTACATCCGCGAGAGCTTCTACCCGCTGCGCGCCGAGTACGACGCGTACTGCCGGTGGGTCGCCGGCCGGCTCACCACCCTGCGCTGGGGGCGCACGGTCACGTCCGTCGAGGTCGACCCGCACGACGCGGACCTGTACGTCGTGCACGCGCGCACCGCCGATGGCGTCGAGTCCTACCGGACGCGGCACGTCGTCCTGGGCGTCGGCACGCAGCCCGTCGTGCCGGCGGCGCTGCGGGGGCTCGACGGGCCCGTCGTGCACTCGTCGCAGTACCTGCCGCACCGCGACCGGCTGCGCGCGGCCGGGTCGGTGACGGTGGTCGGCTCGGGGCAGTCGGCCGCGGAGATCTACCGCGACCTGCTCGACGCCACCGGCCCGGGCGGCCCGCGGCTGGACTGGGTGACCCGCTCGCCGCGGTTCTTCCCGATGGAGTACACCAAGCTGACGCTGGAGATGACGTCGCCGGAGTACACCGACCACTTCCACGCCCTGCCGACGCCCGTGCGGGACCGGCTCGCGCGCGAGCAGCGGGCCCTGTCCAAGGGCATCAGCGCCTCCCTCGTCGACGACATCTACGAGACCCTGTACCGCATGAGCGCCGCGGGCCCCGTGCCGACGACCCTGCTGACGGACACCGAGGTGCTCGACGCGACCTGGGACGGCGCGCAGTACACGCTCCGGCTGCGGCACGGGCAGCTCGACGTCGAGCACGAGCGCACCACCGAGGCCCTCGTGCTGGCCACGGGCTACGCCGCGCAGGTGCCGGACGTCGTGGCACCCATCGCCGACCGCCTCGACCACGACGAGCACGGCCGCCTGGCCGTCGCCCGCGACTACTCCGTGGACGGCGGGCGCCGGCGCGTCTTCGTGCAGAACGGCGAGGAGCACACCCACGGCGTCACCGCCCCCGACCTGGGGTTCGGCGCGTGGCGGTCGTCGACGATCCTCGCGGCGGTGTGCGGACGTGAGGTCTACCCGCGCGAGCAGCGCATCGCGTTCCAGGAGTTCGGCGTGCCGGCGGGGATCGCGCCCGGTACCCCACCGCCGCCGGCCGGCACCGTCGCGTCCGTCGCGTTCGCGGGCGGGGTCGCCCCGTGACGTCCTGGCGCTCCATGGAGACCGAGCCGCTGTCGGCGCAGACGGTCCGCGACGAGGCGTGGAAGCGGATCGGCCCGATCCGCCTCGACCGCGTCGTGCCGGAGCGCGACGCGCAGGTGCTGCACCACTGGCTGACGCACCCCGCGTCGGCGTTCTGGCAGATGCAGGGCCTGGGGCTCGACGACGTCCTGCGGTACGAGCAGCGGCTCGCGGACTCCACCGACGAGCACGCGTGGATCGGCCGGGTCGCCGCACGCCCCACGTTCATGGTCGAGACGTACGACCCGGCACGCGTGCTGCTCAAGGGCGTCTACCGCTCGCGCACCGGCGACGTCGGCATGCACCTGCTCGTCGCGCCGCCCTCGGGCGCCGCGCTGCACGGGCTCACCGACGCCGTGATGGCCGCCACGCTGCGGTTCTGCTTCGGCACGCTGCGCGCCCAGCGTGTCGTCGTCGAGCCCGACGTGCGCAACACCGCCATCGCCGCCAAGAACGCCGCCGCCGGGTTCCGGGTGGTCCGCGAGATCGAGCTGCCCGGCAAGCGCGCGGCGCTGTCGGTGTGCACGCGCGAGGACTTCGCGGCCAGCCGGCTCGGCGCCACCACGACCGACGAGGACCACCGATGACGCTCACCGACCTGCCCGTCGCGCCACCGGCGACCCGTCGACCGCCGCACCCCGCCGACCACCTCACCCCGGAGCACCTCGCGGCCGCGCAGCGCCACCTCGTCGCGAAGGCACTCGCGGAGCTCGCGCACGAGCGGCTGCTGGTGCCGCGGCTCGACCGGGCCTCGGCCGCCGCGCCCGTGTCCGTCGCCGCCGCGTCCGCCGACGACCCCACGCGCCCGTACGTCCTCGCGCTCGACGCCCCCGACGGCAGCGCCGTCGTCTACCGGTTCCGGGCACGCCGGCTCGCGCTCGAGCACTGGGCGATCGACCGCGCAACCCTGACCCGCGAGGTCGCAGGCCGGCCCGCGCCGCTGGACGTCCTCGACCTGGTGCTCGAGCTGCAGCCGCTGCTGCAGGTCCCGGACGAGCTGCTCGCGCTGTACCTGGAGGAGCTGTCCTCGACGCTCGCCAGTGCCGCGTACCGACGCGCGCACGGCGGCCCGTCGAGCGCCGCGCTGCTGCACGCCGACCTGGCGACCGTCGAGCAGGCCATGACCGAGGGCCACCCGTCGTTCATCGCCAACAACGGGCGCATCGGCTACGGCGTCACCGACCACGACGCGTACGCCCCCGAGGCGGGCCGGCCCGTGCGCCTTGTCTGGCTCGCCGCCCGACGCGCCGTCAGCCACGTCGCCACCGGCGCCGGGCTCACCGAGGACGCGCTGTACCGCCACGAGCTCGACGACGCCACGCGCGCGCGCTTCGCGGACCGCCTGCGCGACCTCGACCTCGACCCCGACGACTACCGGTACCTGCCCGTCCACCCGTGGCAGTGGGAGCACCGCGTGGCCGTGACGTTCGCCCCCGACGTCGCCCGACGCGACCTCGTCCTGCTCGGCGAGTCCGACGACACGTACCGCGCGCAGCAGTCGATCCGCACGTTCCTCAACGTCGACCGCCCCGACCGGCACTACGTCAAGACGGCCGTCGCGATCCAGAACATGGGGTTCCTGCGCGGGCTGTCGTCGGCGTACATGCGGGCGACCCCGGCGATCAACGACTGGGTCGCCGACCTCGTCGACACCGACCCCGAGCTCGCGGCCTGCGGCGTGCGCGTGCTGCGCGAGCGCGCGTCGATCGGCTACACGGGCGACGTCTACCACCGCACGCCACGCCCCAACGCGCACCGCAAGATGCTGGCGGCGCTGTGGCGAGAGCAGCCGTTCGCGTTCCTGGCCCCCGGGCAGCGGGCGACGACGATGGCCGCGCTGCTGCACCGCGACGCCGCGGGCGACGCCTTCGCGACCGCGGCCGTCCGGGCGTCGGGGCTCGACCCCGCCGAGTGGCTGCGCGCCTACCTGCGCGTCTACCTGCGCCCGCTCGTGCACTGCCTGCGCGCCCACGACCTGGCGTTCATGCCGCACGGCGAGAACGTGCTGCTCGTGTGGCAGGACCACGTGCCCGTCGGCGCGCTGCTCAAGGACATCGGCGAGGAGGTCGCGGTCCTGTCCGACCGCACCCTGCCGGCCGCGGTCGAGCGCATCCGCGCGGTGGTCGACGACGACGAGAAGGCCCTGGCGATCTTCACCGACGTGCTCGACGGCGTCCTGCGGCACCTCGCGGCGATCCTGGTGACCGACGGCGTGCTCACCGAAGACGCGTTCTGGGGCGTCGTCGCCGAGACCATCGACGCGCACCACGCCGACCACCCGGACCTGCCGTCCGGCGTCGACCTGCGCGCGCCCCGGTTTGCGCACTCGTGCCTCAACCGCCTGCAGCTGCGCAACACCCTGCAGATGGTCGACCTGGCCGACCAGTCGGCGTCGCTGATCTACGCCGGGACGCTCGCCAACCCCGTCGCGCGCGACGAGGGCGCCTGACGATGCCGTTCGAGGTGTTCCGCGACGCCTGGGGCGTGCCGCACGTGCGCGCGTCCGACGAGCTCGCCCTCGCCCACGGGCAGGGGTGGGTCACGGCGCGCGACCGCACGTGGCAGGTGCAGACCGACCGCTGGCGCGCCGAGGGGCGCCTGGCCGAGCACCTCGGCGAGGCGGGCGTCGCCTGGGACGTCGTCGCGCACCGCCTGCGCCTGCCGGACACCGCGCAGCGCGCGTACGCGGCGCTCGGCGACGAGGACCGCGCGTGGGTCGACGCCTACACGGCCGGGGTGAACGCCGGGCTCGCGTCGGCGCCGCGGCCCGTCGAGGTCGACGAGCTCGACCGCGTCCTCGGCGGCACCAC encodes the following:
- a CDS encoding metal-dependent hydrolase, whose protein sequence is MKGAHHALCGAAAWVAVASTAPYTLGWYPVSPLGVVTGALVCAGAALAPDADHHDATIAHSLPPVSEWVCDVVGHLAGGHRNGTHSVLGVAVLVGIAWAAGQVTVATETLGELAAGAGLLSLLLVAFAARALGLARRRLDAWALALGLAGFITVAAPTEWDWLPVAVGLGAAVHIAGDMLTDGGVPLLWPWEPRPPRWWRATPLLNDLWSRGGNFAVPILGRTGSWRERILVSPLAVYAAYGVGAAVVVGSLTALGYDADAVMARAWEAAGVLVGTATVVGATVLTVPLLT
- a CDS encoding pyridoxal phosphate-dependent decarboxylase family protein: MHELLSAASADAYVDAMRGTVDRVAARFRTTTQPFSGASREHLQALVDAVDLDGPGQGTPAALREIDELFAQHAVWFHDPAYVAHLNCPVAVPAVAAEAVLAAINPSVDTYDQSTVGTLMERRIVAWTAARIGFLAGGGVFTSGGTQSNLQALLLAREHALATTPGVDLRDLVVLATASSHFSVQRSAYLLGLAPDAVRLVPVDERGRMRPDALRIALRHVADAGRHAAAVVATAGTTDRGCVDPLAGIADVCDAADVWLHVDAAYGCGLLVSRTRRHLLDGIERARSVTVDFHKAFFQPVSSSALVVRHAADLRLVAHHNDYLNPAGEDEPNQVDVSLQTTRRFDALKLWATLRALGADRIGEMVDATIDLAAAVHTLVDADPDLQLLAPTDLSTVMFRYQPAGLTDAHADALVAQVRRVLFDSGRALVARTTLDGRPCLKLTLLDPGRTVADVRHVLELVRQAAAALLEGHDLLRPAVAVAR
- a CDS encoding lysine N(6)-hydroxylase/L-ornithine N(5)-oxygenase family protein, with translation MNADAPVHDLVGVGIGPFNLGLAALAAPLDLDAVFLDRAAEFRWHPGMMLDGATIQVPFLADLVTMADPTSPYSFLSWLKHTGRLYPFYIRESFYPLRAEYDAYCRWVAGRLTTLRWGRTVTSVEVDPHDADLYVVHARTADGVESYRTRHVVLGVGTQPVVPAALRGLDGPVVHSSQYLPHRDRLRAAGSVTVVGSGQSAAEIYRDLLDATGPGGPRLDWVTRSPRFFPMEYTKLTLEMTSPEYTDHFHALPTPVRDRLAREQRALSKGISASLVDDIYETLYRMSAAGPVPTTLLTDTEVLDATWDGAQYTLRLRHGQLDVEHERTTEALVLATGYAAQVPDVVAPIADRLDHDEHGRLAVARDYSVDGGRRRVFVQNGEEHTHGVTAPDLGFGAWRSSTILAAVCGREVYPREQRIAFQEFGVPAGIAPGTPPPPAGTVASVAFAGGVAP
- a CDS encoding GNAT family N-acetyltransferase, with protein sequence MTSWRSMETEPLSAQTVRDEAWKRIGPIRLDRVVPERDAQVLHHWLTHPASAFWQMQGLGLDDVLRYEQRLADSTDEHAWIGRVAARPTFMVETYDPARVLLKGVYRSRTGDVGMHLLVAPPSGAALHGLTDAVMAATLRFCFGTLRAQRVVVEPDVRNTAIAAKNAAAGFRVVREIELPGKRAALSVCTREDFAASRLGATTTDEDHR
- a CDS encoding IucA/IucC family protein; translated protein: MTLTDLPVAPPATRRPPHPADHLTPEHLAAAQRHLVAKALAELAHERLLVPRLDRASAAAPVSVAAASADDPTRPYVLALDAPDGSAVVYRFRARRLALEHWAIDRATLTREVAGRPAPLDVLDLVLELQPLLQVPDELLALYLEELSSTLASAAYRRAHGGPSSAALLHADLATVEQAMTEGHPSFIANNGRIGYGVTDHDAYAPEAGRPVRLVWLAARRAVSHVATGAGLTEDALYRHELDDATRARFADRLRDLDLDPDDYRYLPVHPWQWEHRVAVTFAPDVARRDLVLLGESDDTYRAQQSIRTFLNVDRPDRHYVKTAVAIQNMGFLRGLSSAYMRATPAINDWVADLVDTDPELAACGVRVLRERASIGYTGDVYHRTPRPNAHRKMLAALWREQPFAFLAPGQRATTMAALLHRDAAGDAFATAAVRASGLDPAEWLRAYLRVYLRPLVHCLRAHDLAFMPHGENVLLVWQDHVPVGALLKDIGEEVAVLSDRTLPAAVERIRAVVDDDEKALAIFTDVLDGVLRHLAAILVTDGVLTEDAFWGVVAETIDAHHADHPDLPSGVDLRAPRFAHSCLNRLQLRNTLQMVDLADQSASLIYAGTLANPVARDEGA